The window GCAATGCTCACAACGGCGGGAAGCTCGTCGGTGAGATCCCAGACCGACGCTGCCGAGATCAAGCAGATCGTGGCGCCCGGAGCCCGACGAGCCACAGCGAGGAAATCGGGGTAAGACGGCACGGGGGCGTCAGCGTGCCGGAAGACGCCCCTGGAAAGTTCCAAAACCTGCCCGGTATCGCGCCATCGGTACACATCACGAGGATGAATGCCGGCCTGACGGGCTTCGGCCAGAGTGAAGGTCGTTGGCAGCGATCCCAGCCCTTCCATGGATATAAACGCAGCCACATAGGATCGAGGTGGCAACGTTTGTATCCAGCGAGCGGAGTTGCGTCGGGCGGCTTCCCTGCCCGCACGAAGACTCCGCCAGCGCTCCCGGACAACCGGGCGCGACTTCCAGCCCGCCAAGAACATCCCGAGCATCTCGTCGCGCCGACGCCTACAGGGAGCAGCCAATCCGTTCGCCCAGGGAACACAGGAGAGCCGGCACCTCCTCCGGTGCCCTGGCGACCGCCTACGTCGGCACGGGTTCGGCCGTCACCGCGCCGGTCCGGCGAGTAGGCCAGAGATCAGGCGCTCACCGATGAACCGCGACAGCACAGCCATCAGCGAACGTCAGCGCTCCTGACACCCAGGGCGCAGAATGCCACCGCCCTGCCGGCATCACCTCTGATCAGCAACGATTTCTGCATCTGCCCTCGCCCTCGGCAGGAGCCATCTGACCAAAATCCCGATCAGGCGCCCTGACGCACACGACGTGCGTCCGGCGTCCACCAGCACGCCGGCAGCCACCGCGAACGCGACACCCGAACGCTTCCAACTCGAAGCACTTGCTTTGAATTTGAAACAGGGCTACCTTCATCTCAGTTGCTTCGAATCCGAAGCACCCCACGGAAGGAAGACATCATGAAGGCAGTTCGCTTCCACCAGGTCGGCGGCCCCGAGGTCCTGCGCTACGAAGACGCCGAGCAGCCGGTCCCCGGCCCGGGCCAGGTCCGCGTCCGTGTCGCCGGCTCCGCGTTCAGCCCGGCCGACGCCGGACTGCGCGGCGGATTCCTGCCGATCCCGATCACGCTGCCGCACATCCCGGGCTACGACGTGTCGGGCACGGTCGACGCGCTCGGCGACGGCGTGGACAGCCTGAGCCTCGGCGAGAACGTCATCGGTTTCATCCCCATGACGGCGGACGGCTCGGCCGCCCAGTACGTCGTCGTCCCGGCGGAGTCCCTGGTCAGGGCGCCGCAGCGGATCCCGCTGGCCGACGCGGCGGGCCTGCCGTCGGTCGGGCTGACCGCCTCACAGGCCCTGTTCGACGCCGGCCACCTCCAGGCCGGGCAGCGGATCCTGATCAACGGGGCCGGCGGCCCGGTGGGCGGCTACGCGGTGCAGCTGGCCAAGCGCGCCGGGGCCCACGTCGTCGCCACGGCCAGCCCGCGCAGCCGGGCCATCGTCGAGGCCGCCGGAGCGGACGAGATCATCGACCACACCACCGTCTCCCTGCTCGAGGCGGTGACCGAGCCGGTCGACGTGCTGCTCAACCTCGCCCCGATCACCCTGGAGGACTTCACCGCCCTGACGGCCCGGGTGCGGGACGGCGGTGTGGTCGTGTCCACCACGCCGATGGTGACCACCCCGGGCGACGAGAGCAGGGGCGTGCGGGCCGAGACGATCTTCGTCCAGCCCGACGCCGGCACGCTCGCGCACCTCGTGGCCCTGATCGACAGCGGTGACCTGCACGTCGAGATCGCCCGGCGGGTGCCGCTGAGCGACCTGCCCGCCCTGCACGCGCAGGCCGAGGCCGGCCAGGTTCACGGCAAGGTGATCATCGTCCCGCCGGCCGACTGAGCCCGCCTGACCAGGGCGCCGAAGCTCCCCCGACCGTCTCAGCAGACGACCGACAGGGAACCGTCCCCGCTGCCCGGCCCTGGCATGTGCCGATCGGTGATCTGCACGGCCAGGGCGCGCAGCGCCTGCTGGTCCTGCGGCCGCAGAGCGTCCGCGACGTCGGGCAGACGCCGGGACACGTCGGCGTACAGCGACTCGGCGACCTGCTTGCCCTGCGGGGTGACCCTGAGCAGGATCACCCGCCGGTCGGTCTCCGGGCTCCCGCGCCGCACCAGGCCCCGCCGCTCGATGCGGTCGACCAGCTGGTTGGTCGTGCTGCGCGGCATCGCCGAGCACTTGGGCATCCAGCGCCCCGAAGGCGCCGCCAGGCCGAGCATTTTCATCATGAGCTACCCCGTCGGCGGCAAGACCGGCACCTACGACGACCTCAACGCCGAGAAGCACTTCACGGGCATGGACGTGCCCATGAACACGGTCGCCGGGAACGAGATGCTGGTGCTGGACGCAGCCCGCCGCTACCCCGGCATCGACACCTTCGGCCTCAACCCCGGCTTCGTCAAGTGCGACATCCGCGGCAACCTGCTGGGCGCCGGAAGCCTCAAACACCGTGCGACGGAAGGCCTTCTCGAGCTGTTCACCCCCAGCGCCGACGACTACGCCCGGCGCATCGTGCCGCGCCTGGCGTCCCCGGACATCACCGGCCGCCGCGGCGCCATGTTCAGCAACAAGGGCCGGGCGATCCAGCCCACCGGAAGATCTTCCACAATTCCCGGGATCGCCCTCAACCTTTGGTCCCGGTCAGCGCGTTTATGAGGGAGTGATGCTGAAACGCGAGGACGGTAGGAGAGTGCTGAACGGTGCGGGGCGTGGCAAGTGAGGAAGAGGGGTTCCAGGTCTTCGTCCAGCAACACTGGCGATCGCTGAACCGGACAGCCTTTCTGCTGACCGGAGACCGGGGCCGCGCGGAAGACCTGGTGCAGAGCGCCTTCGAGAAGGTTCACCGTCGGTGGCACCATGTTTCGCAGATGGACGCACCGCTGGAGTACGTGCGGCGGGTGATGGTGACCACAGCGATCTCGTGGCGGCGTCGGCGGGGTTCTGGGGAGATCCCGAGTCTGTCGGTCGATGTCGGGCTGCATGATCCGTACGAGCGCATCGATCAGCGCGAGCAGCTGATCGGCGCGTTGCGGCAGTTGCCGAACAAGATGCGGGCCGCCCTGGTGCTGCGCTACTTCGAGGACCTGTCCGAGGCCGATGTCGCGGCTGCGATGGGCTGTTCGGTCGGCACGGTGAAGAGCCACATCTCGCGGGGCCTACAACGGCTGCGCGAGAAGATCGGAGACGAACCCGGTCGCCTCTCCCTGCCTGACGATCCCGCACTGAGGAGAGCGTGATGAACATCGAGACCGAACTGCGCGAGGTGCTCGCCGACGAAGCCACCTTCGCCGGTGACATGCTGGATCCCTACGGCACGTTCATCCGCCGGGAGACGAAACGCCGCCGGGCCCGCCGGCTACGGTTGGCCACCGGGATGGCGGCCGTGGTCGCCGGCGTGGTCGCCGTCGCCGGGGTCCAGGTGTACGACGGCAGGCATTCCGCCCCTGCCCTCCCTGCCATCGTGTCCAGTCAGGAGGGCATTCCCGGTGCGGCGTTGCTCAGCAGCCCGCTGCGCGGTTCCCTGGCCCAGGACGAGGCCTTCATCGAGGCGATGCAGCCGCGGGTGTCCGCGAGCGGTGACGTCACGATCCTGTATGCCTCGGACGTCGGCGACCAGCGTCTGGTCCTGGCCTGGGCGCAGGAGAGCGCGCAGGGCACGGCGCCGCACCCGACCAGTGAGAACGGCTTCCTGGTCTGGTTCGCCGGGCCGAGCGGGGCCTCGGCGCAGAAGATGCAGTTCCGTCAGCGCAGCCCTCTGCTCCAGGGGGCTTCCTCGTTCGTGGAGGCCAGTAACGACGCCGAAGGGTTGGCAGTGGTGATCGGCCCTCAGGGTTACACCGCCGAGGTCTCCAGTAACACCAGCTCCGTCGACACGGCCCAGGACACGGTCGGGAAAAGCACCCCTCTGGCCACGGGAGCGACCGGCAGCGGTGTCGTGGAGACGGTTCTGCCGCCGCAATCGGCCCCACCCACCTTGACCGGCACGCTGATCAGGGACGGGCAGCGCACTTCCGTGACCGGCGACGGCATGACCTGGTCGGAGACAACGCACACCGCACCCTGACACCGTCCAGCAGGTCGTACGAGCCGATCCCGCCCAGGACAGCGCCAAACCCGCGATCCGCGCGCTGTCCTGGGCGGTCAACGGCCCAGGAAGAAACCACCGGGCCACCGTTTCCAGCACGTTCATCACGAAAATGACCGCAGCACAAGACATCCAGCACCCGCGGTACCAGCACATCACCCGGAAGCACGCTCAGCCGTTCCCGCGACACCGTCAGCCTGGCGTCACGACCTTCGCTGCTCCGCCCTCACGGCGCCGCGGTTGAGACCGGTCAGCACCCGCTGCACCCCCAGCACCAGGCAGCCGGCCAGCACCATCCCCGCCAGGTTCACCCCCAGCTGGGCCGCCGCACCACCGATCTCGTCCGGCACCCACACCGCGAGCGCCAGCGCCAGGTTCCCCGCGGCGGGCACCGTGGTGACCGAGATGAAGACACCGACCAGAGCGTTGGAGCGGCCCGCCGTCAGGGACAGCACCCCGGCAGCTCCGGCCAGCAGAGCGACCACGAACGACCAGCGGTCCGGGGTCCAGATGAAACCGGTGAACGGGCGATCGGCCGCGACGTCCGCGGCCGTGACCCAGCCCGCCGCCCGCCCGGCCAGGGCCGCCAGCGTGGTCACGGTGATCGCCAGCAGGAACCCCAGGACCAGCAACCGGACCGCACCGACCACCACCGGCCGCAACCCCAGGACCAGACCGACGGCGACGGCCGAGACCGGCCCGAACTCCGGACCGACGACCATCGCCCCGACCACCAGGACGGAGGAGTCGGTCAGCACCGCGACGGCGGCGATCAGCGTGGCCAGGATCAGGAACGTGTGGAAGGCCCACGATCCCCGCGCGTCCGATCGGGCCTGCCCGACCACCCGTTCCCAGACGATCCCGTCGTCCGGCGAACCGGGAGCCGCGCGCTCGGCGGCCTCGGCGGCGTCGGAGCGGATCGTGTCGATGTCCTGCATGGCCACGGTCGCGTTCCGGTCGACCCCGAGGGTCTGCAAGGTGGCGTCCACGTCCGAGACCGCCTCGCGGGCGACGTCGCACAGCACCATGTCGCCCGGCGGATCCTGGACCGCACCCGGTAGGACCGCGACGTTGAACACCCGGGAATCGCGGCAGAGGTAGTCGATGACGTCCTTGCTCGCACCACCGGGCAGGACCAGACGCAGATGGATCACACGGGGCATCGTGCCAGTACGGGGAGCGGCTGAACAGCCCACAGGCACCCGACCCGGACCCGACAACCGCGGGGCGCGTGGCACGACGATCGGGACACCGCCCTCGCCAACTGTTTCCCGTTGGCAGACCAGAAGATTGGTGGACGACGCCCGCCGGTCCGAGCGCCACGGAAACGCCCTCGGGGCCCTCGCGTTTCCGCCGCTCCCGGCCTTCCGGCCCGGCGCACCGCCGCCGATCCGTCGACCGGCGTCCCGAGCCCTCTCGAAACCGTTGCCAGAGAACGTTTGACGAGCACGCGACACCGAACGCCCGGATCCTTTACCGCTTCGCGCGACACCCGCAACCCCAGCCGCCGACACCTGTCGCCAAATCCTCGACGGCACAGCACTTCCGGATGTGACGCAGAAAACAGTAACGAATTCCCGCCCGCCAGAACGCTGTCTGTCTAGTTGCGAACTCCGTGAAGCGCGGGTCCCATGGTGCAGGACCCGATCTTGGGATCGAGCCGGAAAGGACAGTCATCCAGCCTCTGGAGGAGTGGTGAACGACAACGACCAGAACGACCAGAACGACCTGCCGAACGAGGACGAGATCGATGGCCCTGACGCCCCGGTCCCGGACGTTCCGGTGGAACAGCTGTGGGCAGAGGTCGAGTCCCTGCGCCGGGGACTGCTGACGCGCGAGCTGACGGGCCAGGCCACCGGGCTGCTGGCGGCCTGGCTGAGCATCACCACCGACCAGGCCTGGCAGATCGTCAGCGGGGTCTCGAACCACACCAACCTCCGCGCCCGTGAGGTGGCCCGGCTGCTGGTCGACTCGGCGAACGACGCCGTCGCCGGCGAGGCCGACCAGGAGCAGATGCTCAAGATCGCCGATGCCATCGACATCGTCTACGCCCGGCACATCCGCCCGGCGGCCCCCACCCCACCCGTCTCCGGCCCGGCCGTCTGACCCGCCGGCCCAGCAGACTCAGCAGGGCCCAGCTGATGACGGTCTGCACCGCCGCCCCGGGACCGGCCGACGAGGACCGGCTGCGCCAGCTGGCCATCTGGGCCGCCGACCGGCAGAGCGAACAGCCGGGCATCCGCACCTAACTCAGGACCACGTTGATCGACGCGATGATCTGGTCCCGGCGCGCGTGCGGGTTCAGCCCCCGCATCACGGCGTCGGACAGCGGCCGTCCCTCGACCACGTGCTGCACGGCTGCGGCGCTGACCGCGATCCCGTAGTGGTCGGTGGCCCAGGCCGCGTACCGGGCGGCCAGGTCATCGGTCAGGATGAGCAGCATCCCCGAGCCGTCCGGCCCGGGGCCGGGTGGGAACTCGATATTCGCTCCGGTCTGCCAGGTCTCGTCACCGGGACGGCGCCACAGGATCGCCGTGGCGACGAAGTCCGGATCGTCGAGCTGGGACGCGAAGACCTCCGGCAGGCCGTCGGTCAGGCCCGGCCACAGTTCCCGGTCCTCGTCGCGGTAGGGCGACATCGGCGACTCGTGGTCGAACACCCGAATGAAGGCGCCGTCGGCGGTGAACACGATCGTCCACTCGTTGCCGTCACCGTCGTCCATGAACGCGGCCTCGCCCTCGCCCCACGACCGGGTGTAGCTGTAGCGGGGGAAGTCGGAGCCGAGGATGCTCTCCAGCACGGCCAGCGCGCGACACCGGCGACGCAGACCGTCGACATCCGGCAGAAGGGCGGCGATGTCGTGGCTGGAGTCCCGGGAAGTCACGATCGCCGATCCTAGCCGCGTTCGTGCCGCTCACTCGTCCAGATAGTCGCGGGCGATTGTCGCGGCGTCTTCCTGGTCCAGGGTGAAACGCCCGAGGGCTGCCGAAAGCTTGTCCGTGGTGAGGTTTTCCGAGAACGCGTTCAGGGCCGTCACCGCCTCGGGCGGCAGGACACCCTTGCGGGCCAGGGGGATGACGTTCTGCACCCCGAACAGGCGCCGGGGGTCATCGAGCACGACGAAGTCCTCCTGGGCGATCACCGGGTCGGTGGAGAGCAGGCCACCCAGCTGGACCCGCCCGGTCCGGAGCGCCTGAACCGTCAGTGGGCCACCGGCGTCCAGCGCCTGGAAATTCTTGAAGTTCAGCCCGTACTCGCTCCTGAGGCCGACAAGGCCCTGCTGCCGTTCCCGGTACTCGGGACCGGCACCGACGACGAGGTCCCCGGCCACCGGGGGCAGGTCGGCCAGCGAGGTCAGAGCGTACCGGTCGGCGGTCCGGCGGGTGACCACCAGAGCGTCCTTGGCCTCGGCCGGGGCCGGGTCCAGAAGCTCCAGGCCGGAGGGCAGTTCGTCGTCCAGGCCCGCGGCGACGGCCTCGGCGCTGCCGGCGTCCACCGGCTCGTTCCCGGCCAGGTAGGCCAGCAGCGCGCCGTTGTACTCGGGGAGGACGTCGATGGACCCATCCCGCAGGGCGGGCACGTAGATCTCGCGCGAGCCGATGCCGAAGCGACGCTCCACGTGCAGGCCGGCGTTCTCCAGCACCTGGGCATACATCTCCCCCAGGAGCTGGCTCTCGGGGAAGTTGGCCGACCCGACCGTGATCGTCGTCCCACCGGTGGCCGGGCTCGGTTCCGCGCTCCGCAGGGGATCGCCGCCTCCCCCGCAGGCCGCCAGCCCGATGGACAGAACACTAAGCACGGACAGGACGAGAAGACGACGGCGTGGCACGGTGACTCCTGTTTCGGTGGTGAGCATGTTCACTCGGATTCACTCGGACAGCGGTTCAGGAAGAGCTCTCGCGCTCCGGCCCAGCGCCAGCAGCGCGAGCAGCGACCCGCCCACGCCGGCGACCATCACCCCGAGCATCGGGACGGCGGTCCGGTCCCCTCCGGCGCTGGCCAGGGGAGCCGCCGCGGCCATGGCCAGGGCGCCGGCCACGCCCTGCACGGCGGCGGCCGTCCCGGCGACGTGGCTGGTGGCGGCAGCGGCCAGCGCGGTGGAGTTGCCGTAGATGAAGGCCTGCACGGCCATCAGCACCAGGAACCCGGCGCAGACCAGCACGACGGGCGAGTGCAGCAGACCGACCGCGACCGCCAGCGCCGCCACCGCGACGGCGGCACCCGCCAGGCCGCCGGCCACGAGCACCTGCGGCCGGACCCCGTGCCGCCCGACCAGCCGGGCATTGAGCATCGCGAGCACCACCTGGGCCAGCGCGGTGGAGGCGAAGAACAGCGCGTAGGGCAGCGGCGCCATGCCCTTCATCCCTTGCAGCAGATAGGGGGCGTCGGCGATGTAGGCCATCATCGCGAAACCCGACAGGGCCGCGACCAGCATCCAGCCCAGAAAGACGCGATTGCCCAGCACCTGCGCCAATCCGCCTGCCGATGTGGGGCTTTCCCCGCCACGCCGTCGTCGCCGTGCGGGCAGGGACTCGGGAACCACCCGGGCGGCGGTGACGCTCATCAGCAGCCCCAGCGCGGCCAGGGCCCAGAAGATGGCCCGCCAGGTGCCGAGCGTCAGAACCGCGGCCCCGGCCACCGGGGCAATCATTGGCGCCAGACCGCCGAGCGCCATCAGCAGCGACATCACGCGCACCAGCTCGGGGCCGTGCGTGAGATCGACGACCACGGCGCGGGCCACGACCGCCGCCGTCCCGCCGCCGAAGCCCTGGACCAGGCGCACACACGCCAGCACCGTCACGTTCGGGGCCAGCGCGCAGCCGACCGCGCCGGCCAGGCAGACCAGGGCGCCGGCCAGCAGCGGGCCCTTGCGCCCGTACCGGTCCGAGAAGGGCCCGCCCCACAGCTGCCCCGCGGCCAGCCCGACGAAGAAGGTGGTCAGGGTCAGGCCCAGCACTCCCGCACTGGTGCCCAGATCGTCCATGACCTCCGGAAACGCGGGGGTGTACATGTCTGTCGCGAACGGCGGCACGGCCGTTTGCAGAGCCAGGACGGCGATCAGGACGATGCCGACCCGGGCTGCCCCGGAGGCGTTTTCGCCGGCGTCCCGGGCCTGGCCTGCCTCTTCGGATGTGCTGCTCACCCCAGCAACATACATCGATTCGAGGTACCTCGAATCGAGGTGTAGGATGACCGGGTGATCGAGCTGATGATCCTGGGCTTCCTGGCCGAGGGCCCCCTGCACGGGTACGAATTGCGCCGCCGCATGGAGCAACTGCACGGGCACACCCGCACGATCAGCGACGGCACGATCTACCCCGCCATCAAGCGGCTGCTGGCGGCCGGCCTGCTGAGCGAGCGGAACGAGGCCGGCACCGGCGCCGCCCGGCGCAAGACCCTGCACCTGACCGGCGACGGGCGCCGGCGCCTGGAGCAGATCCTGCGCGAGGCCGACGGCCACGACATCACCGACAGCGGCCGGTTCAACCTGGTGCTGACCTTCCTGTCGCTGCTGCCCGACCCGCAGCAGCGGCGGGAGGTGCTGGCCCGGCGCCTGGCCTTCCTCGACCAGCCGGCCAGCTTCTTCTACGACGGCGAGCGTCCTCTGCGTGCCGAGGAGGTCCCGGACCCGTACCGGCGCGGTCTGCTGCTGATCTCCCGGGCCACCAGCAAGGCCGAACGTGCCTGGCTGCGTGAGCAACTCACCCCCGAACAGAACAGGGAGCCCCGATGACCGAGACCATGCATGCCGTGGTGCTGGATGCGCCTGGGCCGACCACCAGCTTCCACGTGCGTGACGTACCCCTGCCCCGGCCCGATCCGGGCTGGGTCCGCATCCGGGTCAGGGCTTTCGGCCTGAACCGCTCGGAACTGATGACGCGCCAAGGACATTCGGGTGCGCACGTCACCTTCCCGCGGGTGCTGGGGATCGAGGCCACCGGCACCGTCGACGAGGACCCCAGCGGCACCTTCACCCCCGGCCAGCAGGTCATGAC is drawn from Kineosporia corallincola and contains these coding sequences:
- a CDS encoding DUF389 domain-containing protein encodes the protein MIHLRLVLPGGASKDVIDYLCRDSRVFNVAVLPGAVQDPPGDMVLCDVAREAVSDVDATLQTLGVDRNATVAMQDIDTIRSDAAEAAERAAPGSPDDGIVWERVVGQARSDARGSWAFHTFLILATLIAAVAVLTDSSVLVVGAMVVGPEFGPVSAVAVGLVLGLRPVVVGAVRLLVLGFLLAITVTTLAALAGRAAGWVTAADVAADRPFTGFIWTPDRWSFVVALLAGAAGVLSLTAGRSNALVGVFISVTTVPAAGNLALALAVWVPDEIGGAAAQLGVNLAGMVLAGCLVLGVQRVLTGLNRGAVRAEQRRS
- a CDS encoding SigE family RNA polymerase sigma factor, yielding MASEEEGFQVFVQQHWRSLNRTAFLLTGDRGRAEDLVQSAFEKVHRRWHHVSQMDAPLEYVRRVMVTTAISWRRRRGSGEIPSLSVDVGLHDPYERIDQREQLIGALRQLPNKMRAALVLRYFEDLSEADVAAAMGCSVGTVKSHISRGLQRLREKIGDEPGRLSLPDDPALRRA
- a CDS encoding Bcr/CflA family efflux MFS transporter — encoded protein: MSSTSEEAGQARDAGENASGAARVGIVLIAVLALQTAVPPFATDMYTPAFPEVMDDLGTSAGVLGLTLTTFFVGLAAGQLWGGPFSDRYGRKGPLLAGALVCLAGAVGCALAPNVTVLACVRLVQGFGGGTAAVVARAVVVDLTHGPELVRVMSLLMALGGLAPMIAPVAGAAVLTLGTWRAIFWALAALGLLMSVTAARVVPESLPARRRRRGGESPTSAGGLAQVLGNRVFLGWMLVAALSGFAMMAYIADAPYLLQGMKGMAPLPYALFFASTALAQVVLAMLNARLVGRHGVRPQVLVAGGLAGAAVAVAALAVAVGLLHSPVVLVCAGFLVLMAVQAFIYGNSTALAAAATSHVAGTAAAVQGVAGALAMAAAAPLASAGGDRTAVPMLGVMVAGVGGSLLALLALGRSARALPEPLSE
- a CDS encoding NADP-dependent oxidoreductase, whose translation is MKAVRFHQVGGPEVLRYEDAEQPVPGPGQVRVRVAGSAFSPADAGLRGGFLPIPITLPHIPGYDVSGTVDALGDGVDSLSLGENVIGFIPMTADGSAAQYVVVPAESLVRAPQRIPLADAAGLPSVGLTASQALFDAGHLQAGQRILINGAGGPVGGYAVQLAKRAGAHVVATASPRSRAIVEAAGADEIIDHTTVSLLEAVTEPVDVLLNLAPITLEDFTALTARVRDGGVVVSTTPMVTTPGDESRGVRAETIFVQPDAGTLAHLVALIDSGDLHVEIARRVPLSDLPALHAQAEAGQVHGKVIIVPPAD
- a CDS encoding PadR family transcriptional regulator; protein product: MIELMILGFLAEGPLHGYELRRRMEQLHGHTRTISDGTIYPAIKRLLAAGLLSERNEAGTGAARRKTLHLTGDGRRRLEQILREADGHDITDSGRFNLVLTFLSLLPDPQQRREVLARRLAFLDQPASFFYDGERPLRAEEVPDPYRRGLLLISRATSKAERAWLREQLTPEQNREPR
- a CDS encoding ANTAR domain-containing protein, whose product is MNDNDQNDQNDLPNEDEIDGPDAPVPDVPVEQLWAEVESLRRGLLTRELTGQATGLLAAWLSITTDQAWQIVSGVSNHTNLRAREVARLLVDSANDAVAGEADQEQMLKIADAIDIVYARHIRPAAPTPPVSGPAV
- a CDS encoding ABC transporter substrate-binding protein, producing MLSVLSIGLAACGGGGDPLRSAEPSPATGGTTITVGSANFPESQLLGEMYAQVLENAGLHVERRFGIGSREIYVPALRDGSIDVLPEYNGALLAYLAGNEPVDAGSAEAVAAGLDDELPSGLELLDPAPAEAKDALVVTRRTADRYALTSLADLPPVAGDLVVGAGPEYRERQQGLVGLRSEYGLNFKNFQALDAGGPLTVQALRTGRVQLGGLLSTDPVIAQEDFVVLDDPRRLFGVQNVIPLARKGVLPPEAVTALNAFSENLTTDKLSAALGRFTLDQEDAATIARDYLDE
- a CDS encoding MarR family winged helix-turn-helix transcriptional regulator — encoded protein: MPRSTTNQLVDRIERRGLVRRGSPETDRRVILLRVTPQGKQVAESLYADVSRRLPDVADALRPQDQQALRALAVQITDRHMPGPGSGDGSLSVVC